The Arachis ipaensis cultivar K30076 chromosome B07, Araip1.1, whole genome shotgun sequence genome includes a window with the following:
- the LOC107609767 gene encoding omega-3 fatty acid desaturase, endoplasmic reticulum isoform X1 encodes MAVSHVVYTNGHKKENDEFDASAPPPFKIADIRAAIPRHCWVKNPWRSLSYVLRDLVLVATLLASAIHFNSWFFWPIYWPLQGTMFWALFVLGHDCGHGSFSNNAKLNSIVGHILHSSILVPYHGWRISHKTHHQNHGHVENDESWVPLPEKIYKSLDNVTKLMRFTVPFPIFAYPFYLWRRSPGKEGSHFNPYSNLFSPNERKDVMISTMCWVAMFSLLLFLSFIVTPLSILKLYGIPYLIFIMWLDFVTYLHHHGYKQKLPWYRGKEWSYLRGGLTTVDRDYGLVNNIHHDIGTHVIHHLFPQIPHYHLLEATEAAKPVLGKYYREPEKSGPLPFHLIKYLLQSIGQDHYVSDNGDIVYYQSDPYLLNNNKSK; translated from the exons ATGGCAGTGTCCCATGTTGTTTATACCAATGGACACAAAAAAGAAAATGATGAATTTGATGCTAGTGCTCCTCCTCCATTCAAGATAGCAGATATAAGAGCTGCAATCCCAAGGCATTGCTGGGTCAAGAATCCATGGAGATCCCTCAGTTATGTTCTAAGAGATTTGGTTCTTGTTGCTACATTGTTAGCTTCAGCAATTCACTTCAATAGTTGGTTCTTTTGGCCAATCTATTGGCCTCTTCAGGGAACAATGTTCTGGGCACTCTTTGTTCTTGGTCATGATTG TGGGCATGGAAGTTTTTCAAACAATGCAAAGCTGAATAGTATTGTGGGCCATATATTGCACTCCTCAATTCTTGTACCATACCATGGATG gAGAATTAGCCACAAGACCCACCACCAAAACCATGGACATGTTGAGAATGATGAGTCATGGGTTCCA TTGCCAGAGAAGATCTATAAAAGCCTAGACAATGTGACCAAACTCATGAGATTCACTGTACCTTTCCCTATTTTTGCTTATCCCTTTTACTTG TGGAGAAGAAGCCCTGGAAAGGAAGGTTCTCATTTCAATCCATACAGCAATTTGTTCTCACCAAATGAGAGAAAAGATGTTATGATTTCAACAATGTGTTGGGTTGCCATGTTTTCTCTGCTTCTCTTTCTGTCCTTCATTGTCACTCCACTTTCCATTCTCAAGCTCTATGGAATCCCTTATTTG ATCTTCATCATGTGGCTTGATTTTGTCACATACTTGCATCACCATGGTTACAAGCAGAAATTACCTTGGTACCGTGGAAAG GAATGGAGTTATCTAAGGGGTGGCCTTACAACGGTGGATCGTGACTATGGTTTGGTTAATAATATTCATCATGATATTGGCACTCATGTGATCCATCATCTTTTCCCTCAAATTCCTCACTATCACTTGCTTGAAGCG ACAGAAGCAGCAAAGCCAGTACTTGGAAAGTATTACCGGGAGCCAGAGAAATCTGGGCCACTTCCATTTCATCTCATAAAGTATTTGCTACAAAGCATTGGACAAGATCACTATGTCAGTGACAATGGAGATATTGTTTACTATCAATCTGATCCTTACCTTCTCAACAATAACAAGTCCAAGtag
- the LOC107609767 gene encoding omega-3 fatty acid desaturase, endoplasmic reticulum isoform X2, which produces MAVSHVVYTNGHKKENDEFDASAPPPFKIADIRAAIPRHCWVKNPWRSLSYVLRDLVLVATLLASAIHFNSWFFWPIYWPLQGTMFWALFVLGHDCGHGSFSNNAKLNSIVGHILHSSILVPYHGWRISHKTHHQNHGHVENDESWVPLPEKIYKSLDNVTKLMRFTVPFPIFAYPFYLWRRSPGKEGSHFNPYSNLFSPNERKDVMISTMCWVAMFSLLLFLSFIVTPLSILKLYGIPYLEWSYLRGGLTTVDRDYGLVNNIHHDIGTHVIHHLFPQIPHYHLLEATEAAKPVLGKYYREPEKSGPLPFHLIKYLLQSIGQDHYVSDNGDIVYYQSDPYLLNNNKSK; this is translated from the exons ATGGCAGTGTCCCATGTTGTTTATACCAATGGACACAAAAAAGAAAATGATGAATTTGATGCTAGTGCTCCTCCTCCATTCAAGATAGCAGATATAAGAGCTGCAATCCCAAGGCATTGCTGGGTCAAGAATCCATGGAGATCCCTCAGTTATGTTCTAAGAGATTTGGTTCTTGTTGCTACATTGTTAGCTTCAGCAATTCACTTCAATAGTTGGTTCTTTTGGCCAATCTATTGGCCTCTTCAGGGAACAATGTTCTGGGCACTCTTTGTTCTTGGTCATGATTG TGGGCATGGAAGTTTTTCAAACAATGCAAAGCTGAATAGTATTGTGGGCCATATATTGCACTCCTCAATTCTTGTACCATACCATGGATG gAGAATTAGCCACAAGACCCACCACCAAAACCATGGACATGTTGAGAATGATGAGTCATGGGTTCCA TTGCCAGAGAAGATCTATAAAAGCCTAGACAATGTGACCAAACTCATGAGATTCACTGTACCTTTCCCTATTTTTGCTTATCCCTTTTACTTG TGGAGAAGAAGCCCTGGAAAGGAAGGTTCTCATTTCAATCCATACAGCAATTTGTTCTCACCAAATGAGAGAAAAGATGTTATGATTTCAACAATGTGTTGGGTTGCCATGTTTTCTCTGCTTCTCTTTCTGTCCTTCATTGTCACTCCACTTTCCATTCTCAAGCTCTATGGAATCCCTTATTTG GAATGGAGTTATCTAAGGGGTGGCCTTACAACGGTGGATCGTGACTATGGTTTGGTTAATAATATTCATCATGATATTGGCACTCATGTGATCCATCATCTTTTCCCTCAAATTCCTCACTATCACTTGCTTGAAGCG ACAGAAGCAGCAAAGCCAGTACTTGGAAAGTATTACCGGGAGCCAGAGAAATCTGGGCCACTTCCATTTCATCTCATAAAGTATTTGCTACAAAGCATTGGACAAGATCACTATGTCAGTGACAATGGAGATATTGTTTACTATCAATCTGATCCTTACCTTCTCAACAATAACAAGTCCAAGtag
- the LOC107606985 gene encoding uncharacterized protein LOC107606985 has product MAFAGKVVVLGGDFRHILPVIPMGSRQDIVQASINSSYLWDHCSVFNLTRNMRLASSDISEDNSEVNEFAKWLIQIGDGFTGDSTDGESKVLIPDDMLINDTEDGFTELVHFVYPNIVSNLNHTDYFKKRSILAPTLEVVNEVNNSIMSRLPGEQKVYLSSDSLCVEEGLPLHQICLKEGVPVMLLRNIDQSNGLCNGTKIQVRHLGNHVIEYIILTGDQTGRVVLIPCMDMIPNNDTLPFRFRSRQFPLIV; this is encoded by the exons ATGGCTTTTGCAGGTAAGGTTGTTGTACTAGGTGGTGACTTTCGACATATTCTTCCAGTCATACCGATGGGATCACGTCAAGATATTGTTCAAGCTTCCATTAATTCATCTTACCTCTGGGATCATTGCTCAGTCTTTAATTTAACAAGGAATATGCGTTTAGCATCTTCTGATATTTCCGAAGATAATAGTGAAGTTAACGAATTTGCCAAGTGGCTTATCCAGATTGGTGATGGATTCACCGGTGATTCTACAGATGGtgaatcaaaagttttaattccgGATGACATGCTCATAAATGATACTGAAGATGGTTTTACAGAGTTGGTACATTTTGTCTATCCAAATATTGTTTCTAACTTGAACCACACTGATTACTTCAAGAAACGTTCGATTCTTGCTCCCACATTAGAAGTTGTAAATGAGGTGAACAACAGTATTATGAGTCGACTACCTGGAGAACAGAAAGTTTATCTTAGTTCTGATTCTCTATGTGTTGAAGAAG GGTTACCTCTACACCAAATATGCTTGAAGGAAGGTGTACCAGTTATGTTGCTTCGGAACATTGATCAGTCTAATGGGTTGTGCAATGGCACGAAAATACAGGTTCGTCATTTAGGTAATCATGTAATTGAGTACATTATATTGACGGGGGACCAGACAGGCCGAGTTGTGCTCATTCCATGCATGGACATGATACCAAATAATGACACACTCCCTTTTAGGTTCAGAAGCAGACAATTCCCTTTGATTGTTTAA